From Elusimicrobiota bacterium, a single genomic window includes:
- a CDS encoding SpoVG family protein, which yields MEITEVRVFLKDEERLRAYVTVTFDNAFVVRNMKIVKINDKLIVSMPSRKMKDGTHKDIAHPINADMRQKIEKAVMDAYEKELKNPTVSRAKDAKSEVPAESKE from the coding sequence GTGGAGATTACAGAAGTCAGAGTTTTTTTGAAAGATGAAGAGCGGTTAAGAGCATATGTAACGGTAACATTTGACAATGCATTTGTTGTCAGGAACATGAAAATTGTCAAAATAAATGACAAACTAATTGTTTCAATGCCATCACGGAAAATGAAAGATGGAACACATAAAGATATAGCGCATCCCATAAATGCAGATATGAGACAAAAAATAGAAAAAGCAGTTATGGATGCTTATGAAAAAGAACTTAAGAATCCCACTGTAAGCAGAGCAAAAGATGCAAAAAGTGAGGTTCCTGCAGAAAGTAAAGAATAA
- the ispE gene encoding 4-(cytidine 5'-diphospho)-2-C-methyl-D-erythritol kinase yields MAEVKLKANAKVNLFLDVLNKRKDGYHNIKTIFQEISLSDDIFIREIKKGIKIFCSNPKIPTGKKNLVYKAADLLKKYFNIKKGLEIKIKKRIPIGAGLGGGSSDAAAVLKGLNKLWNLKISKNIIIKMAKQIGADVPFFIEGGRCLATGIGDKLKKIPVKDEFYVIVKPNFEISTKFVYSRLKVLTKSKKKYSINGHYNRLEDVVIPLYPEIKRIKDKLVFYGADYSLMSGSGSCVFGIVKNKTTGGEIRKHLGKEGYSVWLVHAVKGS; encoded by the coding sequence ATGGCAGAAGTTAAATTAAAGGCAAATGCAAAGGTAAATCTTTTTTTGGATGTTCTTAATAAAAGAAAAGACGGTTACCATAATATTAAAACAATTTTTCAGGAAATCTCACTTTCGGACGATATTTTCATAAGAGAAATCAAAAAAGGCATAAAAATATTTTGCAGCAATCCTAAAATCCCTACCGGTAAGAAAAATCTTGTTTATAAAGCAGCCGACTTGTTAAAAAAATACTTTAATATAAAAAAAGGTCTTGAAATAAAAATAAAAAAAAGAATACCTATTGGCGCAGGACTTGGTGGCGGGTCTTCTGATGCGGCAGCTGTGTTAAAAGGGCTGAATAAGCTCTGGAATCTTAAAATTTCCAAAAATATTATTATTAAAATGGCGAAGCAAATAGGAGCAGATGTCCCTTTCTTTATTGAAGGCGGCAGGTGTTTAGCTACCGGAATCGGTGATAAATTAAAAAAAATACCTGTTAAGGACGAGTTTTATGTTATAGTTAAGCCAAATTTTGAAATATCCACAAAATTTGTATATTCACGGCTAAAAGTGTTGACAAAATCAAAGAAAAAATATAGTATTAATGGGCATTATAACAGGTTGGAAGACGTGGTTATTCCGTTGTATCCTGAAATTAAAAGAATTAAGGATAAATTAGTTTTTTACGGCGCAGATTATTCTCTTATGTCAGGTAGCGGCAGTTGTGTTTTCGGCATCGTAAAAAATAAAACAACAGGAGGTGAAATAAGGAAGCATCTGGGTAAAGAAGGATATTCCGTTTGGTTAGTTCATGCTGTTAAGGGTAGCTGA
- a CDS encoding DNA-binding protein has protein sequence MVFELNYGEDITDAIISICKRKKINSGVVFFIGAVQKATLGYYHQNTKKYKKIFLNKPLEIVSGMGNISFKNKKHFLHAHISLSDKNGKVFGGHLFSPTIIFVCEVFILRENKKLSRGFDKQTGLFLWQKLN, from the coding sequence GTGGTTTTTGAATTAAATTATGGCGAAGATATAACAGATGCCATAATTAGTATCTGTAAAAGGAAAAAAATAAATTCAGGGGTTGTTTTTTTTATTGGAGCAGTGCAAAAAGCGACACTTGGGTATTATCACCAAAATACAAAAAAGTATAAGAAAATATTTCTGAACAAACCGCTGGAAATTGTTTCGGGCATGGGAAATATTTCATTTAAAAATAAAAAACACTTTTTACACGCCCATATTTCACTTTCAGATAAGAACGGTAAGGTGTTCGGCGGGCATCTTTTTTCACCCACGATTATTTTTGTCTGTGAAGTTTTTATATTAAGAGAAAATAAAAAACTTTCAAGAGGATTTGACAAACAAACCGGACTTTTTTTATGGCAGAAGTTAAATTAA